The proteins below come from a single Drosophila suzukii chromosome X, CBGP_Dsuzu_IsoJpt1.0, whole genome shotgun sequence genomic window:
- the LOC139353482 gene encoding LOW QUALITY PROTEIN: neurofilament medium polypeptide-like (The sequence of the model RefSeq protein was modified relative to this genomic sequence to represent the inferred CDS: substituted 1 base at 1 genomic stop codon) has product MAEQKIESPVFEKVPVKEAAPEKPTADKENGAPAADSGALSGAVDGEKATAEAADKEEESAADGEEAKNKSIEAAPADVESGEEAAIGASPDAPAVGPVKRKVDVAAAKADEAGATPEKKSKLEEECTRDXVQNGA; this is encoded by the coding sequence ATGGCTGAGCAAAAGATCGAGAGCCCCGTCTTCGAGAAGGTTCCAGTCAAGGAGGCGGCACCTGAGAAGCCAACCGCCGACAAGGAGAACGGAGCACCGGCCGCCGACAGCGGGGCACTCTCCGGTGCCGTCGATGGTGAAAAGGCGACCGCCGAGGCCGCTGACAAGGAGGAGGAGTCCGCCGCCGATGGCGAGGAGGCCAAGAACAAGAGCATCGAAGCagctccagctgatgttgAGAGCGGCGAGGAGGCCGCCATCGGTGCCTCACCAGATGCTCCTGCCGTCGGGCCCGTGAAGCGGAAGGTGGACGTGGCCGCCGCCAAAGCCGATGAGGCCGGTGCCACGCCGGAAAAGAAAAGTAAGCTGGAGGAGGAATGCACAAGGGACTAGGTGCAGAACGGCGCCTAG